In Ahaetulla prasina isolate Xishuangbanna chromosome 6, ASM2864084v1, whole genome shotgun sequence, a single window of DNA contains:
- the FOXL2 gene encoding LOW QUALITY PROTEIN: forkhead box protein L2 (The sequence of the model RefSeq protein was modified relative to this genomic sequence to represent the inferred CDS: inserted 1 base in 1 codon), whose protein sequence is MTTSFQEPPPEDTVALLHRAKEPGGGGETAVKEELSPASSKAPSSIGTAAAAAAEKSDPTQKPPYSYVALIAMAIRESAEKRLTLSGIYQYIISKFPFYEKNKKGWQNSIRHNLSLNECFIKVPREGGGERKGNYWTLDPACEDMFEKGNYRRRRRMKRPFRPPTGHFQPGKSLFGAAAEAAGYGYLTAPPAKYLQAPFLNAAASWSLAQPAPPPPQAPSAASYGACQMAAVEAGGGSPGGNGGGGGSPVGAVKGMGLSAGPAGAPSAYGPYSRLPAMVNSYNGMGHHHAHHPHAXPPARPPPPSSPPPRAAGLQFACARQPPELAMMHCSYWDHESKHGALHPRIDL, encoded by the exons ATGACCACCAGCTTCCAGGAGCCTCCGCCCGAGGACACGGTGGCCCTTCTGCACCGGGCCAAGGAGCCGGGCGGCGGCGGCGAAACGGCGGTCAAAGAGGAACTGAGCCCGGCTTCCAGCAAGGCGCCGTCGTCCATCGGAaccgcagcggcggcggcggcggagaagAGCGACCCGACGCAGAAGCCGCCCTACTCCTACGTGGCGCTGATCGCCATGGCCATCCGCGAGAGCGCCGAGAAGCGCCTGACTCTGTCGGGCATCTACCAGTACATCATCAGCAAGTTTCCCTTCTACGAGAAGAACAAGAAGGGCTGGCAGAACAGCATCCGCCACAACCTCAGCCTCAACGAGTGCTTCATCAAAGTGCCGCGAGAGGGCGGCGGAGAGCGCAAAGGCAACTACTGGACGCTCGACCCGGCCTGCGAGGACATGTTCGAGAAGGGCAactaccgccgccgccgccgcatgaAGAGGCCCTTCCGCCCGCCCACGGGCCACTTCCAGCCGGGCAAGAGCCTGTTCGGAGCCGCGGCTGAGGCGGCCGGCTACGGTTACCTCACGGCGCCACCCGCCAAGTACCTGCAGGCGCCTTTCCTCAACGCCGCCGCTTCCTGGTCCTTGGCGCAGcccgcgccgccgccgcctcagGCGCCCTCAGCCGCTTCCTACGGGGCCTGTCAAATGGCGGCTGTCGAGGCAGGCGGAGGCAGCCCGGGTggcaacggcggcggcggcggcagtccTGTCGGAGCCGTGAAGGGAATGGGACTCTCGGCCGGGCCCGCCGGCGCCCCCTCAGCCTACGGCCCTTACTCGCGCCTTCCCGCCATGGTGAACTCGTACAACGGCATGGGCCACCACCATGCCCACCACCCGCACG CACCACCCGCAcgcccaccaccaccatcatcaccaccaccacgcG CCGCCGGCCTGCAGTTCGCCTGCGCGCGCCAACCGCCCGAGCTGGCCATGATGCACTGTTCGTACTGGGACCACGAGAGCAAACACGGCGCCTTGCACCCCCGGATAGACCTCTGA